In Candidatus Paceibacterota bacterium, the DNA window ACTCCATAATATATAACATGCTTCATAATTCTTAGATTATTCCAAAATATATTTAATTTTTTTATTTTGTTAAGAATTATCGGTAGCCAAACTGACGATTTAGAAAACAGCGAAGCAACAGCTACACCAAGAGGGAAGGCCAACATATGTAACTGATATAAATGGAAAACACTTTCAGTGACCGGAAGATTCAACTGAAGTATGAAATATGAAGAAATATAAACAAGAATTGCTGTGAACCAAGAGTGTTTTCTGAGAAAAAGTAACGGAAAAACTAGATAATAAAAGAGGATTTGGGTAAAAAACCAAAGAGGTGAATCAATATCAGTAAATAGATCAGCGCTTCCGAAAAATCCAAATAGAGTTTTGAGAATGTATGTTGAGCTATATGAAATGTGTAGAAGGAAAAAGTCTAGTAGGAAAAAGATGATAAGAATTATCCAAAAAGGAACGAACAATCTTAATAAACGTTTTTCGTAAAACTCGCTGATTTGCAACTTCTCTTTTAACGAGCTAATGGTCAGCCCGTATCCAGATAAAAATAAAAATAAGTTTACCCCCACGCCCGCCATAATAGATAGGGGAAATAAAAAATTATGATTATCTGAAAGGAAATAACCAACGTGGGAAAAGATTATGGCTAAAATCGCCAATCCCTTAAGTTCACGTGTTAGCTCCAAAGAAAATAGCTCATGTTTTTCTTTTCGCCTGATTGATATAAGTAGAACAAAAACAAAAATTACTATAAATATACTGGTTGAGAGAATCGGATTATTTATATAAATCGGCATAAATTATTTTAGAGGAGCCGAAGAAGTTTCAGTTTGTGATGTAATTCTATCCTTTGCACGAACCTTTTTCGAGCGGAGCTCGTAACGCCTCGCTTCACTCGGCGCCCACCGCGCGATTACGCGCGGTCGCCCTTCGCCCCATCGCTCTCCATTCTTTATCAGTCCGGCGGGAAATTCTTTGATTTAGGTATGGGCGATGGGGCTTCGGGCGAAATGCAAATTCAGAATACATCAATCGTGTCTCGGTCATTACTCTATCATTTTGCTTTCCTGACTTAAAGGGGTCCATCCTCGGCATTCGCCTCGGGCATTTCCGCTATGGCTACGAGCGCCTAGATGTCTAGGAGCGGGCATTCTCTCGCCAACGGCTCAAATACCAGGAGATGAGCCGTTCGGCTCGCTTGCCCGCGACCATTTGGGGAGAGGAAGTTATCCTCTCCCCAGCGTCGGGCTCCTCCTCGCAGTGGTTAGCGGGAGTATTCAGTGCCGTATTTCCTTAGTGGTTTGCCTGTGTTTTCCTCTCGCTTTTATGTGCCTACGGAGTCCGCCCTCGCACAACCCCTCTCCTCGTTTTCAATATTTCCTTAGTAGTGTCGCTTCCGCTACTTAGCTTCGCGTT includes these proteins:
- a CDS encoding acyltransferase family protein, which translates into the protein MPIYINNPILSTSIFIVIFVFVLLISIRRKEKHELFSLELTRELKGLAILAIIFSHVGYFLSDNHNFLFPLSIMAGVGVNLFLFLSGYGLTISSLKEKLQISEFYEKRLLRLFVPFWIILIIFFLLDFFLLHISYSSTYILKTLFGFFGSADLFTDIDSPLWFFTQILFYYLVFPLLFLRKHSWFTAILVYISSYFILQLNLPVTESVFHLYQLHMLAFPLGVAVASLFSKSSVWLPIILNKIKKLNIFWNNLRIMKHVIYYGVLTALLILVGYTAYYSGVGESLWKEQLISLVTMSAVIFLFSLKKFEIKAFSLFGLYAYEVYLLHWPLVSRYDFFFKFFPGWLAMVLHLILILFLAWLLVKIQNRIHQIKMPHKILESERGI